Proteins from a genomic interval of Paenibacillus lentus:
- a CDS encoding response regulator, with the protein MYKVLIVDDEHFVRYGIKAMIDWESMGFDVVGEASNGMEGLMAFEELAPDVVISDIKMPVMDGIEFVSQVRALDRQVKLILLTCLDDFEYAQKAIRLGITDYLIKSDIMPKDLEQVMMNLKAVLDEAQSTAGHSPNKQAHEESNKDRFTKEALLMGLAHGTISEAHVTKEKLLAAGLSSSKPPLILLYIGIDNLEKLRSHHSEDEIIMLHTRGIEATREICSMGAEDNEIISGSTGLWTALCKGISADAAEELALRIISRISDELGLSATLGVSNPFYTLLDLRSAYLEAEHRYRLKLFIGCGIVIGQEFVYETDIAAKPVPVMSKKLNDYLYSLDREAMQQYLVDTFEHVKARLDYEGVHLISIELLLNLTNMYLELSHDQEWMYERKKELFDQIKQLEMLEEIIAWFVEIYEELIQKMRAVYSSDQGSIAKAIQYIEQNYDQDLSLQVLSQHVHLSKNYFSNLFKREMGEGVIDYITKVRLERAKALLRNTDLKSSEIGILVGISNSKYFSKLFKKLTGATPSEYRDGVKSM; encoded by the coding sequence ATGTATAAAGTATTGATCGTTGACGATGAGCATTTCGTCCGGTATGGAATTAAAGCAATGATAGATTGGGAGAGTATGGGATTTGATGTAGTTGGCGAAGCAAGCAACGGCATGGAGGGGCTGATGGCCTTCGAAGAACTGGCGCCGGATGTCGTCATATCTGATATCAAAATGCCTGTGATGGATGGGATCGAGTTTGTTAGTCAGGTCAGGGCATTGGATCGGCAGGTCAAATTGATTTTGTTGACTTGTCTTGATGATTTTGAGTATGCCCAGAAGGCCATACGTCTCGGGATTACGGATTACTTGATCAAGTCGGATATTATGCCCAAGGATTTGGAGCAGGTGATGATGAATCTGAAGGCCGTTCTGGACGAGGCTCAATCGACTGCTGGTCATTCCCCGAATAAGCAGGCACACGAAGAATCAAATAAAGATCGGTTTACCAAAGAAGCATTGCTGATGGGGCTGGCACACGGCACGATTTCGGAGGCCCACGTCACTAAGGAGAAACTGCTAGCAGCGGGCCTGTCTTCTAGCAAGCCCCCCTTGATCCTACTCTATATCGGGATCGATAATTTGGAGAAGCTGAGAAGCCATCACTCAGAAGATGAGATCATTATGCTCCATACCAGGGGGATTGAAGCAACTAGGGAAATATGCTCCATGGGTGCGGAGGATAACGAAATTATCTCTGGAAGCACGGGACTGTGGACTGCACTATGCAAAGGTATTTCTGCTGATGCGGCAGAGGAATTGGCGCTACGGATCATCTCGCGAATCTCTGACGAATTAGGATTATCGGCAACCCTTGGAGTAAGCAATCCGTTCTATACCTTGCTTGACCTCCGGAGTGCTTATTTAGAGGCAGAGCATCGCTATCGGCTGAAGCTGTTTATCGGATGCGGTATCGTGATTGGCCAAGAATTTGTATATGAAACTGACATTGCGGCAAAGCCAGTTCCGGTGATGAGCAAGAAGCTGAATGATTATTTGTATTCTTTGGATCGTGAAGCGATGCAGCAGTACCTTGTCGATACCTTTGAGCATGTGAAGGCCAGACTCGACTATGAAGGTGTACATCTAATATCCATTGAACTGCTGCTGAATTTGACCAATATGTATTTGGAATTGTCCCATGATCAAGAATGGATGTATGAACGGAAGAAGGAGTTGTTCGACCAGATTAAACAGCTTGAAATGCTAGAGGAGATTATAGCGTGGTTCGTGGAGATCTATGAAGAACTGATCCAAAAGATGCGGGCCGTCTATTCAAGCGATCAAGGAAGCATTGCGAAGGCCATTCAGTACATCGAGCAGAACTATGATCAAGATCTGTCGCTCCAGGTGCTAAGTCAGCATGTTCATCTTAGTAAAAATTACTTCTCCAATTTGTTTAAGCGAGAAATGGGCGAAGGGGTCATCGACTATATTACCAAAGTTCGGCTTGAGCGTGCCAAGGCCTTGCTCCGCAATACAGATCTTAAAAGCAGTGAGATCGGCATATTGGTCGGCATATCTAACTCGAAGTATTTCTCCAAACTGTTTAAAAAATTGACAGGCGCAACACCAAGCGAATATAGGGATGGGGTTAAGTCCATGTAA
- a CDS encoding GAF domain-containing protein, with amino-acid sequence MFVSEKYSGTREEQYAAVRVQLRTLLEGEPNRVANLANAAALLNQFLEQINWVGFYLYEDGELVLGPFQGLPACIRIPLGRGVCGTAAKQRTTVLVDDVEQFPGHIACDAASRSEIVVPLIKDGDLLGVLDIDSPVTSRFDELDREQLEQFVEELVRHL; translated from the coding sequence ATGTTCGTATCCGAAAAATATTCCGGAACTCGTGAGGAGCAATACGCTGCTGTTAGGGTACAGCTGCGGACGTTGCTGGAGGGAGAACCTAACCGGGTAGCCAATCTCGCCAATGCGGCGGCGCTGCTGAATCAATTTCTGGAGCAAATCAATTGGGTTGGCTTTTACTTATATGAAGACGGCGAGCTCGTATTGGGCCCGTTTCAAGGATTGCCGGCCTGCATCCGTATTCCGCTGGGCAGGGGCGTATGCGGGACAGCGGCCAAGCAGCGCACTACTGTGCTGGTGGATGATGTCGAGCAGTTTCCAGGCCATATTGCCTGCGATGCCGCTTCCCGTTCGGAAATTGTCGTACCGTTGATCAAGGATGGCGATTTGCTCGGCGTGCTGGATATCGACAGCCCGGTGACCAGCCGGTTTGATGAGCTGGACCGCGAGCAGCTAGAGCAATTTGTGGAAGAGCTTGTGCGCCATTTGTAA
- a CDS encoding CD3324 family protein → MSYKNGKDVLPPRLLKELQRHIQGELLYIPKLEQSRASWGELSGSRTSIANRNEEIFQKHRSGLSVKDLAEMYYLSEESIRKILAKMRTAQKETSTSC, encoded by the coding sequence GTGAGCTACAAAAATGGGAAGGATGTGCTTCCCCCCCGATTGCTGAAGGAATTGCAGCGCCATATTCAAGGTGAGCTTCTTTACATCCCCAAATTGGAGCAAAGCCGTGCTTCCTGGGGAGAGCTAAGCGGTTCCCGCACATCGATTGCCAATCGGAATGAGGAAATATTTCAGAAGCATCGTTCAGGTCTGTCGGTTAAAGATTTGGCTGAGATGTATTATCTCTCAGAAGAGAGTATCCGCAAAATACTGGCCAAGATGCGCACTGCCCAAAAGGAAACATCAACCTCATGCTAA
- a CDS encoding cache domain-containing sensor histidine kinase, producing MRLGLSLFVSMQVEMMTMRLGKGWRHLRTSIKYKWILLLMAMTLIPLFILGLVSYSITKNAIDKKVTDSSKQLIRQTGENIDIRFSGYKDMLMQVITNTEVMSLLDKLQQRDESIVEHLTLTTKLAYFTAVSPEFKSISFITDAQYIKGIFRWEDLEAHQADFYERTMAERNAYVWFPTRLGQYSDTADNHEELVFSLSKQVFNIHDGRQMGMVVVLDIREEMLSDILNKNTESELSTESFVIDQNGMILSHADKSMLMTPMNLYFQNDTGAAIQDGVKEGSFVAKYKGREVMVNYLQLKSNDWKVVHIIERSSLYKDSNQVIKVIAMIMILCVLFSIITAYAMASSVSKPLKVMVKAMKQVHLGNLATRIRMNEDRIDEIGSLEYHFNDMVGRIEELVEAVYVEQNNKRIAEVKALEAQINPHFLYNTLDAIKWTALFQKANNTAEMARLLSRLLHISIGKGSDTVLVHEELEHVECYMGIQNLRTTTPIEVNYEIEDKVKMYRTPKVILQPIVENAVLHGFADQPQGAVITIRCRQEGKHLLFEIIDNGLGFEDEVNFGNLEEDDLPKGAFFLGVGLSNVEERIKLICGQEYGLTINSKPGKGTVVVITLPILE from the coding sequence ATGCGGCTGGGTCTTTCTTTGTTCGTATCTATGCAGGTGGAGATGATGACGATGAGATTAGGCAAAGGCTGGCGGCATTTGCGAACGAGCATTAAATACAAATGGATTTTGCTACTTATGGCGATGACATTAATTCCACTGTTTATTTTGGGGCTGGTCTCGTATTCAATTACAAAAAACGCCATTGACAAGAAAGTGACGGACTCCTCGAAGCAGTTGATTAGACAGACAGGGGAAAATATCGATATCCGCTTCTCCGGGTACAAGGATATGCTGATGCAGGTCATCACGAACACGGAAGTAATGTCTTTGCTGGATAAGCTGCAGCAGCGTGATGAAAGCATTGTGGAACATCTCACGCTGACTACCAAGCTGGCTTACTTCACGGCGGTCTCTCCAGAGTTCAAATCGATTTCGTTTATTACGGATGCTCAATATATTAAGGGGATTTTCCGCTGGGAGGACCTTGAAGCTCATCAGGCTGATTTCTATGAGCGGACAATGGCTGAGCGGAATGCTTATGTCTGGTTCCCCACGAGACTAGGACAGTATTCGGATACAGCGGATAACCATGAGGAGCTTGTTTTTTCCTTGTCTAAACAAGTATTCAACATTCATGATGGCCGGCAGATGGGCATGGTGGTTGTGCTCGATATCCGGGAAGAGATGCTTAGCGATATTTTGAATAAAAATACAGAAAGTGAGCTTTCTACAGAAAGCTTCGTGATTGATCAGAATGGTATGATCTTATCGCATGCGGACAAATCTATGCTAATGACGCCGATGAACCTCTATTTTCAAAATGACACGGGGGCAGCTATTCAGGACGGGGTGAAGGAAGGCAGTTTCGTGGCCAAGTATAAAGGGAGAGAGGTTATGGTGAACTATCTGCAGCTAAAGAGCAACGATTGGAAGGTTGTACATATTATAGAACGGTCCAGTTTATATAAAGATTCGAATCAAGTGATAAAAGTAATTGCTATGATCATGATATTGTGCGTTTTGTTCTCAATTATTACGGCTTATGCCATGGCATCATCTGTCTCCAAGCCCTTAAAAGTGATGGTAAAGGCGATGAAGCAGGTTCATCTCGGCAATCTAGCGACACGGATTCGTATGAACGAGGACAGAATCGATGAAATCGGCAGCTTAGAATACCATTTTAATGATATGGTGGGGAGAATTGAAGAATTGGTGGAAGCGGTGTACGTGGAGCAGAACAATAAAAGAATTGCTGAGGTAAAAGCCCTGGAGGCGCAAATCAATCCGCATTTTCTCTATAATACATTGGACGCGATCAAGTGGACGGCGTTATTTCAGAAAGCGAATAATACGGCGGAGATGGCACGGTTATTATCCCGTTTGCTGCATATCAGTATCGGAAAAGGAAGTGATACGGTCCTTGTTCACGAGGAGCTGGAGCATGTTGAATGTTACATGGGAATTCAAAATCTCCGCACCACAACTCCGATTGAAGTAAATTATGAGATTGAAGACAAGGTGAAGATGTATCGAACGCCCAAAGTTATTCTGCAGCCGATAGTAGAAAATGCGGTGTTGCATGGATTTGCGGATCAGCCACAGGGAGCTGTGATCACGATTCGCTGCAGGCAGGAGGGAAAGCATCTGTTATTCGAAATTATAGACAATGGCCTCGGGTTTGAGGATGAAGTTAATTTTGGCAACCTGGAGGAGGATGACTTGCCAAAGGGAGCTTTTTTCCTAGGGGTGGGTCTCTCTAATGTAGAGGAAAGAATCAAGCTGATTTGCGGTCAAGAGTACGGTCTTACGATAAACAGCAAGCCCGGAAAGGGAACCGTTGTGGTCATTACGCTGCCAATACTAGAGTAG
- a CDS encoding ABC transporter substrate-binding protein, whose amino-acid sequence MARKNRFTTMLLLMLAIVLITAGCSSQGNSPANSGKSAEANSGAGGSEASGPVEITFWNLFGGGEGDFVDQIVDGFNGSQQEVKVKTLRLESGEYYAKFGTALASGKGPDVAVAHADRLAPFVKAGQLSALNKLTEKSGFDFSEITDSNVESVSYDGNPYAVPIDTHFHMFYYNKDLLGGAGLLNEDDTPQFGEISPEGFKQFLTEIKSKVPGVTPFSVNTPYFHEPFYNLYYQAGGSILTDDLSQADINNEKAIDVLKFYLDLYDQGLSDINDKTPWDTFHSGKSATWFGGVWEAGWHLGEEGLNVGITSIPPIFGSETHWAASHTLVIPEYVTEEKQVAAMKFMKYFTLEGGKIWAQAGHVPAAKAVTASDEYMNLPYREEFVASQKTVKHAPKTDRYNAIDTVVKDVLQAVIFKTMTPEDGVKGMEKDINEILQN is encoded by the coding sequence ATGGCTAGAAAGAACAGGTTCACGACGATGTTACTCTTGATGCTCGCGATTGTGCTGATTACAGCAGGCTGCTCCAGCCAAGGGAATAGTCCAGCCAACTCGGGAAAGTCGGCGGAGGCGAATAGCGGTGCGGGCGGCAGTGAAGCCAGTGGGCCGGTCGAAATTACGTTTTGGAATCTATTTGGGGGCGGGGAAGGCGATTTTGTCGATCAAATTGTAGACGGTTTTAATGGCTCCCAGCAAGAGGTTAAGGTCAAAACGCTGCGACTGGAATCGGGCGAGTATTATGCCAAGTTCGGTACAGCACTGGCCTCCGGCAAAGGCCCGGATGTAGCGGTAGCTCATGCTGACCGGCTTGCGCCTTTTGTTAAGGCGGGACAATTGAGCGCGCTGAATAAGCTGACGGAGAAATCTGGTTTTGATTTCAGCGAAATTACGGATAGCAACGTGGAAAGCGTCAGCTATGACGGAAATCCCTATGCCGTTCCCATCGATACTCATTTCCATATGTTTTACTACAATAAAGATTTGCTTGGGGGGGCTGGGCTGTTAAATGAGGATGACACGCCGCAGTTTGGCGAGATTTCTCCGGAAGGCTTCAAGCAGTTTTTGACAGAGATCAAGAGCAAGGTTCCAGGGGTAACACCGTTTAGTGTGAATACGCCGTACTTTCATGAGCCCTTCTACAATTTATATTATCAGGCTGGCGGCAGTATTTTGACGGATGATCTAAGTCAAGCCGACATCAACAATGAGAAAGCCATAGATGTGCTGAAATTTTATTTGGATCTCTACGATCAGGGGCTTAGTGATATTAACGACAAGACGCCCTGGGACACGTTCCATAGCGGGAAATCCGCAACCTGGTTTGGCGGTGTGTGGGAAGCGGGCTGGCACCTCGGCGAAGAAGGTCTGAATGTCGGCATCACCTCGATTCCTCCGATCTTCGGCAGTGAGACGCATTGGGCAGCCTCCCATACTCTCGTTATTCCTGAATATGTGACGGAAGAGAAACAGGTAGCTGCAATGAAATTTATGAAGTATTTCACGCTGGAGGGCGGGAAAATATGGGCGCAAGCGGGTCATGTTCCAGCAGCAAAGGCGGTTACTGCCAGTGACGAATACATGAACCTTCCGTATCGGGAAGAGTTTGTCGCCTCGCAAAAAACGGTAAAACACGCGCCTAAGACGGATCGGTACAATGCGATCGATACGGTGGTGAAGGATGTGCTTCAGGCCGTTATTTTTAAAACGATGACGCCGGAAGATGGGGTAAAGGGAATGGAGAAGGATATTAACGAGATTCTTCAAAATTAA
- a CDS encoding replication-associated recombination protein A, protein MDLFSYQQSSSPAGRLLADRMRPVTLDEYIGQEDIVGPGKLLRRAIEADQVSSILLYGPPGCGKTTLAHIISNHTQGEFVRLNAVDASVKDVREVIEKAHNDKSFYGTKTILFLDEVHRFNSSRQDALLPAVEKGTITFIGATTENPFHYVNGALMSRSTLFQLQPLTKEHSLIAMKRALTDKEKGLGFMHLEVDEEALLHIAAMANGDIRRALNALELAAMTTPPRQDGCVHITLAVAEESIRRPLVKADESTQYDVLSAFHKSIRGSSDAALFWFLYAVEKLGMDPMTFIRRLIAASSEDIGLANPQAMVQAVSALEAYRNNGWPEAKLNIAQAILFAVESPKSNAVTTAISKAMTAIEDARSAEVPLHLRDTHYKGAEKLGHVGYKYPHDYPGHYVKQDYLPPNLAKRKFYEATEQGNESKIRHNQQIRRSKDMQ, encoded by the coding sequence ATGGATTTGTTCTCTTACCAGCAAAGCTCGAGCCCTGCCGGCAGGCTGCTTGCCGATCGGATGAGGCCGGTGACGCTGGATGAATATATTGGGCAGGAAGATATCGTCGGCCCGGGCAAATTGCTGCGTCGGGCGATCGAGGCCGATCAGGTCTCTTCCATTCTACTGTATGGGCCGCCTGGCTGCGGAAAGACAACACTTGCTCATATTATTTCAAATCATACGCAAGGAGAGTTTGTTAGACTGAATGCTGTGGATGCTTCCGTGAAGGATGTACGGGAAGTGATTGAGAAGGCGCATAATGATAAGTCTTTTTATGGAACCAAAACAATTCTATTCCTCGATGAGGTTCATAGATTCAATAGCTCGCGACAGGATGCGCTGCTTCCGGCTGTGGAGAAGGGAACAATTACTTTTATCGGGGCGACGACGGAGAACCCATTCCATTATGTGAACGGGGCTTTGATGAGTCGCTCGACCTTGTTCCAGCTGCAGCCCTTGACGAAAGAGCACTCGCTCATTGCGATGAAGCGGGCTTTGACAGATAAGGAAAAAGGATTAGGCTTCATGCATCTTGAAGTGGACGAAGAGGCGCTGCTGCATATTGCGGCGATGGCTAACGGAGATATCCGCCGGGCGCTGAATGCGCTGGAGCTGGCGGCGATGACGACGCCTCCCCGGCAAGATGGATGTGTCCACATTACGCTTGCGGTAGCAGAGGAATCGATCCGGCGCCCGCTCGTTAAAGCGGATGAATCTACGCAATACGACGTGCTGTCGGCGTTCCACAAGAGTATTCGCGGCTCCAGTGATGCTGCGCTGTTCTGGTTCCTGTACGCGGTAGAGAAGCTGGGGATGGACCCGATGACGTTCATCCGGCGGCTGATTGCTGCCAGCAGCGAGGATATCGGCCTGGCAAATCCCCAGGCGATGGTTCAGGCCGTAAGCGCGTTGGAGGCGTACCGGAACAACGGCTGGCCGGAGGCGAAGCTGAACATCGCTCAGGCGATTTTGTTTGCAGTAGAGAGCCCGAAATCCAACGCTGTGACCACGGCGATCTCCAAAGCGATGACCGCCATCGAGGATGCGAGATCAGCAGAGGTGCCTTTGCATTTGCGGGATACCCATTACAAGGGCGCCGAAAAGCTAGGACATGTCGGTTACAAATATCCGCATGATTACCCGGGGCACTATGTGAAGCAGGATTATTTACCGCCGAATTTGGCAAAGCGGAAGTTCTACGAGGCGACGGAGCAGGGGAACGAGAGCAAAATCCGACATAACCAGCAAATCCGCCGCTCCAAGGACATGCAATAA
- a CDS encoding carbohydrate ABC transporter permease produces MKAQQAASGWKRQLKNEFSAIAFLAPFLIPLLVFYIWPLLRGAYISLHSWTILGMEKYVGFNNYTKILTNSDFYKYLWNSLYFVILVVPIIISLGLLLALLIHRKIPFQTMFRSIYFLPYVLSVSVISFIWLRMFDSKHGLVNVILEALGLSSVHWLTNPKAAWWSIVIATVWWTVGFVMVLFLAGLQEISQELYEAADIDGASSLHKFRFITLPGLSSVMKVQIFFQIIAGLKLFGQVQIMTNGGPGDTTNTIIRYIYVTGFKKDMFGLAAAQSTLFCIFMLLIAGVQYMVVNRKES; encoded by the coding sequence GTGAAGGCTCAGCAAGCAGCAAGCGGGTGGAAAAGGCAATTGAAAAATGAGTTTTCAGCCATTGCATTTCTAGCCCCATTTTTAATTCCGCTTCTTGTTTTCTATATTTGGCCATTGCTTAGAGGGGCTTATATTAGCCTTCATTCCTGGACAATTCTGGGAATGGAGAAATATGTGGGCTTCAATAATTATACAAAAATATTGACGAACAGCGATTTTTATAAATATTTATGGAACAGCCTGTATTTTGTCATTTTAGTCGTTCCGATCATTATTTCGCTTGGTTTATTGCTGGCTCTATTGATTCACCGGAAGATTCCGTTTCAGACGATGTTCCGATCAATCTACTTTCTGCCATATGTACTTTCCGTTTCAGTCATTAGCTTTATTTGGCTTCGTATGTTTGATTCGAAGCATGGACTTGTGAATGTGATCCTAGAGGCTCTAGGATTATCTTCAGTTCACTGGCTTACCAATCCTAAAGCGGCATGGTGGTCCATTGTCATAGCAACGGTGTGGTGGACGGTCGGCTTTGTCATGGTATTGTTCCTGGCAGGGCTGCAGGAAATATCCCAGGAGCTCTATGAGGCCGCTGATATTGACGGCGCGTCTTCGTTACATAAATTCCGGTTCATTACGCTTCCGGGTTTATCATCTGTGATGAAGGTGCAGATTTTTTTTCAAATCATCGCAGGCTTGAAACTGTTCGGGCAAGTTCAGATTATGACCAATGGCGGACCCGGGGATACAACGAATACAATCATCCGTTATATCTATGTGACGGGATTTAAGAAGGATATGTTCGGGCTTGCAGCCGCACAATCGACGTTGTTTTGTATTTTTATGCTGTTGATTGCCGGGGTTCAATACATGGTTGTGAACAGAAAAGAGTCGTAA
- a CDS encoding carbohydrate ABC transporter permease → MARAAIYSLTVILAVIFVIPLVWMFVVSFKPEGVSAITIAEWTDFSDLTISNYAKVLIESQILRWTWNSFVIGAVTTLITVIISSLGAFAFSRKNFKSKGFLFILCVSGLLIPTEAMLIPLYETVLSMDLLDNMWGIILPSLTNPLGLILIKQFMDGLPKDYMEAAQIDGGRDFRLWWSIYMPLTRSAMIAIGIFYFIMSWNNFIWPYIAINSEENMVLSTGLPTFLSNNVLHVNTIMAASAIAAIPTMIVYIFLQKHIVQGVSMTGVKG, encoded by the coding sequence GTGGCGCGAGCAGCGATATATAGTTTAACCGTCATATTGGCAGTCATATTTGTAATTCCTCTAGTTTGGATGTTTGTCGTTTCTTTCAAGCCTGAAGGCGTATCTGCGATTACGATTGCAGAGTGGACGGACTTTTCGGACTTAACCATTAGCAACTATGCCAAGGTACTAATTGAATCGCAAATTTTGAGATGGACCTGGAATAGCTTCGTGATCGGGGCGGTAACGACGTTGATTACCGTGATCATTAGCTCGTTAGGGGCATTTGCTTTTTCACGCAAAAATTTTAAATCCAAAGGGTTTTTATTTATTTTATGTGTGTCCGGTCTGTTGATACCGACGGAAGCGATGCTAATTCCTTTATACGAGACGGTCTTAAGCATGGATTTGCTGGATAATATGTGGGGCATTATTTTGCCTAGCCTGACGAATCCGCTTGGACTGATTTTGATTAAGCAATTTATGGATGGGCTGCCCAAGGATTATATGGAAGCAGCGCAAATTGACGGGGGGCGGGATTTCCGCTTATGGTGGTCGATTTATATGCCTCTAACGCGTTCAGCCATGATTGCAATTGGTATTTTCTATTTCATTATGTCCTGGAATAATTTCATCTGGCCGTATATCGCGATTAATTCGGAAGAAAACATGGTGCTGTCTACAGGCTTGCCGACCTTCCTATCGAATAACGTACTGCATGTGAATACGATTATGGCAGCCAGCGCGATCGCTGCTATTCCTACGATGATTGTTTATATTTTTCTGCAAAAGCATATCGTCCAGGGTGTATCGATGACAGGGGTTAAAGGGTAG
- a CDS encoding glycoside hydrolase family 2 protein — translation MGTQMYIKDYPRPQFIRTDWVNLNGEWSFEFDDENMGERLGWPKQFGGERQIIVPFTYETKASGIGEEEHHSNVWYHRTLDIPAEKTGKRVILHFQAVDYIAKVWVNGEYVGQHQGGYSAFSFDITSYIVCGDANSLTVKVEDSMDAAQPRGKQRWVQNSFECFYVQTTGIWQSVWLEYAAPTYIDQVKITPDVDAWKVRFEYQMNGDWSAGDMWLETIVSLQGEQVKKVGLAMDRAWLQLEVDLIHEVNGPWKMSCWTPDHPNLYDVEFILYRGQEKIDHVYSYFGMRKISTKDGQVLLNNEPIYQRLVLDQGYWPESHLTPPSEEAIIQDIDAILEMGYNGVRKHMKVEDARFLYWCDVKGLLVWSEMAATFEFNDNAIQRFTNEWMEVVRQFYNHPCIVVWVPFNESWGIMQIAKDRKQQHFTEAIYHLTKAYDPYRLVISNDGWEHTVSDLITLHDYVESGEEFLQRYKDKEKIIGNEIAFNNRKYAFADGYAYSGQPILVSEFGGIAYKNEAGWGYGHQESSEESFVARLKAIHHAIKNTDYIVGYCYTQITDVQQEMNGLLTESRKLKVPLEVIKEMNQL, via the coding sequence ATGGGAACACAGATGTATATTAAGGATTATCCAAGACCGCAATTCATAAGAACGGACTGGGTTAATTTGAATGGCGAGTGGAGCTTCGAATTCGATGATGAAAACATGGGTGAGCGCTTGGGATGGCCAAAGCAGTTTGGGGGGGAACGCCAAATTATTGTCCCTTTTACGTATGAAACCAAAGCTAGCGGGATTGGCGAAGAAGAGCATCATTCTAATGTATGGTACCATAGAACGCTGGATATTCCGGCCGAGAAAACGGGTAAGCGAGTCATACTGCATTTCCAAGCCGTTGATTATATCGCCAAGGTTTGGGTGAATGGGGAGTATGTTGGACAGCACCAAGGAGGCTATTCCGCATTTTCCTTCGATATTACCTCCTATATCGTTTGCGGAGATGCCAACAGCTTGACGGTTAAGGTGGAAGATAGTATGGATGCTGCCCAGCCGCGGGGGAAGCAGCGTTGGGTGCAGAATAGCTTCGAGTGCTTCTATGTGCAGACGACGGGAATCTGGCAATCGGTTTGGCTGGAATACGCAGCGCCTACGTATATCGATCAAGTGAAAATAACCCCGGACGTCGACGCCTGGAAGGTGAGGTTCGAATATCAAATGAACGGCGATTGGTCGGCTGGAGATATGTGGCTGGAAACGATCGTTAGCTTGCAGGGGGAGCAGGTTAAAAAGGTCGGCTTGGCGATGGATCGCGCCTGGCTCCAGTTGGAGGTTGACCTGATTCATGAAGTGAACGGTCCCTGGAAGATGAGCTGTTGGACGCCGGACCATCCGAATTTGTATGATGTTGAATTTATTTTGTACCGCGGCCAGGAGAAGATTGATCATGTCTATTCCTATTTCGGCATGCGGAAGATTTCAACGAAAGATGGACAGGTATTGCTTAACAATGAACCGATCTACCAGCGGCTTGTTCTGGATCAGGGCTACTGGCCGGAGAGCCATCTTACTCCGCCTTCGGAGGAAGCCATCATCCAAGATATCGATGCGATTCTAGAGATGGGTTACAACGGCGTACGAAAGCATATGAAAGTAGAGGATGCCCGTTTTCTGTATTGGTGCGATGTGAAGGGTTTGCTCGTATGGTCGGAGATGGCAGCTACATTTGAGTTTAACGACAATGCGATTCAGAGATTTACTAACGAATGGATGGAAGTGGTGCGGCAGTTTTATAATCATCCGTGCATTGTTGTGTGGGTTCCATTTAATGAATCCTGGGGGATTATGCAAATTGCCAAGGATAGGAAGCAGCAGCATTTCACAGAAGCTATCTATCATCTCACCAAAGCTTATGATCCTTACCGGCTTGTCATATCCAATGATGGCTGGGAGCATACGGTGTCGGATCTCATAACGCTACATGATTATGTAGAGTCAGGAGAAGAGTTCCTGCAACGTTATAAGGATAAAGAGAAGATTATAGGAAACGAAATCGCCTTTAATAATAGGAAATATGCTTTTGCAGATGGTTACGCCTATAGCGGGCAGCCCATCCTAGTCAGTGAATTCGGTGGCATTGCCTATAAAAATGAGGCGGGTTGGGGTTACGGCCATCAGGAGTCCTCGGAAGAATCATTTGTCGCAAGACTAAAAGCGATACACCACGCGATTAAGAATACGGATTATATTGTTGGCTACTGCTATACACAGATTACAGATGTGCAGCAGGAGATGAATGGGCTGCTAACGGAGTCGCGAAAGTTAAAAGTTCCATTGGAAGTCATAAAGGAGATGAATCAACTCTAG